Within the Oncorhynchus clarkii lewisi isolate Uvic-CL-2024 chromosome 2, UVic_Ocla_1.0, whole genome shotgun sequence genome, the region GAAGACAAGAAACTTTCTGAACTAGAGGATTTTTAGGTGTTGCAAAAACAGATCCTTGTGTCTCACAGGATTAAATTACTGAAGGTGAACTAAATGTCAGCAAGGGTTTTTTTTACGAGAGAAATTACATTTCCCATTGTCTgttccctttctcccctctcatCATACCCTTCTTTACCTTCGTTCCTCCCACCCATCTCTGTCCTTCCTCAGTCTTGTCTCCTCAGTTCTTTCCTTGTCTACACTGCACCATCTCCTTTACTGACTGTTACTTCCTGGAGAACCACATCAAGACCAAACACCAGAAGCAGTACCTGGCCATGTTGAGAAGCCAAGTCTCAAAGAGTAAAAGAGTGTACGGCCCCACACACAGCTGTGCCCACTGTAGCTGCATGTTCCATACACCACGACAGCTAGACATCCACACCCGCCAGGCCCACCTCTCTGCCTGTCCCCACTGTAGCTGCATGTTCCATACACCACGACAGCTAGACATTCACACCCGCCAGGCCCACCTCTCTGCCTGTCCCCctgttccattccagccattacaatgattCTGTCCTCCAATAGctcttcccaccagcctcctctgatctACACTATGTGCATGGATTAACAGGGTTCCTACTTGAACAGAGAACCACCCATCCTGTCATTAACTGATTTGTACCAGTCCATGGATAAGAACCATCATTGGCCTGCAGTGGTGTTGATATCACCTTTGTCCTGTACAGCattggttcccaaccaggggtactagccTGAAAACTCATAGACTAATGAGActataggcctactggtaaaatgcacatgggATACTTCAAGGGTACTCCAAGCAAAGCTAAATttagttggtggtacagtaactaAAAACGGTTGGGAACCAATGCTGTACAGTATCATTCCCACATTCTGACAGCAGAAGAGGCCTGTTATTATTGCAGTAAAATACCTATTTTTATTATGAGAAACATACCACACATTTCcagtattatttattttttagggaTATTGCTTTAAGAATCCACATCAATAAACCGCCTCCAAATAGCGGCATATCGAGGATCCATTACCTGATTGGTCAAGGCCAGGTTTAGTAGGCACTTTAAGGACATAAactaggaagtgcagcgttttTATGGCGTCGACAAAGGTAGGCGAGGCTGTGTTTGCCCTTCTATCATTGAGCATTTACGAGATATAAAATATGTTAGCCTTTGTTGTATTGTTCTTATCAACAAAGACAAGACTACTCGTTAACGACTTCTGTGAAACTCCATGTGATTATTGCATTTTCGTTGTCGTGTGTTGCACCAAAGATACtggatataatgacgagatgcgtgtgtctccgccctaacaatggggaTTCGTTGTCAACAGAGGACAACGGCGAGGTCCCCCCTATTGCTTTCTTTAGATAGGTGGATACATCTCGTTTTTTGAATATTCTATGAGGGGAGTTAACGTCCAACGCCCGTAGACCGTCTTGAATTTCAACAGGGACAGCTCTAGTATAAAGTgattttctcaaagttgccgggatgtcaGTGCATcacacttatatcagtacactcgtaatAACCTAAGCATTACCAAACTTCTATTATATCAAATAAGCCGCACGTATTACAATAGCATTTACTTTTTTATCTTGACTTAATTCGACACTCTCATTGCCCCGACCCCATACAAAAACGCCATACATAATTAATGATCTGCTTAacgtggacagattttgggcagaGTACACCCTCTTGCATTGCCTCTCCCCATCTGGTTGCACTTGCATTCATTAGCATCTATGAATCACACGAATACATAGGATTGACGTCAAACGGAAGAACCAAGGACAGGATGGTTCCAGGGGCTATTCATTAgctgattctgttgcaaaacgtttctttaACGGAAGCAAAAGgaacgaaacggggagggacctatctgaatttgtccaatagaaactcgtgGTTGGACTAATGACTACACCCCTGATGTTCTGAGATTCTATCTGGTGTTTACAAAACAATTTCTGCTGTGAGATTATTATATCAGAGTTCAAGGATGCTGCGAGATTATGATATCCTGACTTGTTTAAAGGTGCTAAGTGGTCAATCTGATGTTTGcattggccgtgcagcatttacggCAATacgcctctgcagaagtcagggcatttatacttaTTGCACTTTGTCAAGCAGCGCAGATCTGTTGTAAAGGCAGTTGCCAAGgaatgagtttgtgtttatacaggatctCCCAACCCTACCTACCGTGacccaatcatgtcaatgcggaggaGCTAAATGGAGCCctccacattgttacaacatttgggaGACGCCATCCATTTGCTTCACACCATCCAAATGGAGCCTCTGACCGCATAAATCGGCTTTTAGACAAAGCGATTTTAACGGTAGAGCAAAGGATGGCAATGTATGGGAAATGAATGGCTGCAGTATTGCCATTATAATGACTATATAATGCATGGAATGCCAAGGCTTAAATGTATAAAAGTGTGTATTCTAATTTAAAGTGTATGTTCTGTCCTTGTGCTGTACCTAATTGATGAATGTTATgtaatatgtcatgttttgtgtggaccccagtaagagtagctactgctttagctAATGGGCATCCTAATGAAATACAAATCCTAGCAGCTCAAGACATTAGCTAGTTAGTTTAGGGATcatgagtggcacagcagtctaaggcactgcatcttagtgctagaggcgtcactacagaccctggtttgatatTAGTATGATCCCTGCCTGGTATAGCTCTCTAAGGGTGATGCTCAATAAAACCTGCTCTTTTCCCCACAGAATTCAAATGAAGAAGCACTCCAGTCAACAAGATGAAGAGCAAACCTGGGAAAAAGCAACACAACCAAACTAAGATGTCTAAACAACATCGAGACCCCATCAAAACAGTGTGTGGAAGACAGTCAGATGATGTTGACTGCAATAGAGAAGAACCAGACATTAGTCAAGCACCCTACATTACTAAAGGAGTTTGTATCAGCTCCATCCAAATCAAAGAGGAACCAACAGACTTTGAACAGCAGGGAATGGGAGAGGAACAAAACCGTTCAGTTCCTTCCTTCCAGAAGAAGCACATCAAACATCAAAATACATCTAATCCAATGACCGGGTGTAGCCAGATATCAAGGAGTCCTATGGTGATGCTAACAAGATTGTCTAATGTAAGAAGAGTTCCCAACATGTGACAGTTAGTAACTAGATAAGTGTTTCGACTTTTGGTTCATGCATACTGTGGTTTCTTCATCTTTCTAATCCATAAGGTGGTGGTTAAGACTCTTCTGCGAGACACTAAAGTgtgtttggtgaaggaggaaaaCCCAGACGAGACAGATGGAGGTAAGGCATAGTTCATACATCCAGTTCACCCTCAACATTGCATTTGAAATGGATGATGGGATTACCTGAGCATCACTTGAACATTAATTTTGCAAACTTTGAAATTAATATTCAGCAAAGATATTTACTCAAGTATTTTATTGTTGAATGAGTTAATGTAAGAAATCACATTTGTGTTCTGTTTCCTCCTTACATCGCTTTCTTCTCACTCTTTCTACCATCCTTCCActgctctgtccctccctcttcctcagtCTCTACTTCTCAGTTCTTTCCTTGTCCACACTGCACCATTTCCTTCACTGACTGTTACTTCCTGGAGAACCACATCAAGACCAAACACCCGAAGCAGTACCTGGCCATGCTGAAAAGCCACGTCTCAAAGAGTAAAACCGTGTATGCCCCCACACACAGCTGTCCCCACTGTAGCTGCATGTTCCATACCTCACGGCAGCTACACGTCCACACCCGCCaggcccacccctctccctctctgagaAAACTCCACCCCTGCCCCTATTGTGCCCGCAGCTTCCAGTACATAGCCAGACTGCATACTCACTGCAAGGTTTGGCACAAAATGTCTGTCGCTTTCACCGATGGGTACCTCAGTTGCGCTGACTGTGGAAAGAGCTTCAAGAATTGCTGGGGACTGGGGCCTCACCAGTGTCACAAGCCTGAGGACACTAAGCTTGAGAATGGCCCTGTCTGTCTGAACATCGGCATGCCATGCTCAGAGTGTGGCAAAAGCTGCTCTAGTCCTCGGAATCTGCGCAttcacatgcgcacacacaccgGCGAGAAGCCCTACGTCTGTAAGGAGTGTGGCAAGAGCTTCTCAGAAGCCAGCAGTC harbors:
- the LOC139422573 gene encoding zinc finger protein 436-like; its protein translation is MKSKPGKKQHNQTKMSKQHRDPIKTVCGRQSDDVDCNREEPDISQAPYITKGVCISSIQIKEEPTDFEQQGMGEEQNRSVPSFQKKHIKHQNTSNPMTGCSQISRSPMVMLTRLSNVVVKTLLRDTKVCLVKEENPDETDGVSTSQFFPCPHCTISFTDCYFLENHIKTKHPKQYLAMLKSHVSKSKTVYAPTHSCPHCSCMFHTSRQLHVHTRQAHPSPSLRKLHPCPYCARSFQYIARLHTHCKVWHKMSVAFTDGYLSCADCGKSFKNCWGLGPHQCHKPEDTKLENGPVCLNIGMPCSECGKSCSSPRNLRIHMRTHTGEKPYVCKECGKSFSEASSHCKHMMIHSGVKPFKCQDCGKDFARMGRLRVHMTIHSGEKSFSCSKCDKRFAYKDCLNLHLRTHSGERPFKCTVCGKDFAYRNYLKLHLKIHNNERNYHCGVCGLKFINSAALKTHQRTHTGERPYHCTVCDKTFFRHEHLKNHQRTHTGEKPYTCTECGKSFTQSGDLTKHKRIHTGERPFECSECHRRFICSADLTRHMRIHNNSRPYPCQECDKRFRLANHLKIHMRTHTGERPYSCPRCHRTFTRTHHLSGHLPRCH